In Primulina huaijiensis isolate GDHJ02 chromosome 6, ASM1229523v2, whole genome shotgun sequence, a single window of DNA contains:
- the LOC140977967 gene encoding probable phospholipid hydroperoxide glutathione peroxidase has translation MASQSSAPQSIHDFTVKDSKGDDVNLGIYKGKVLLIVNVASQCGLTNTNYTELTKLYEKYKDQGLEILAFPCNQFGSQEPGTNEQIQEFACTRFKAEYPIFDKIEVNGSNAAPIYKYMKSVKGGLFGDSIKWNFSKFLVDKEGRVVDRYAPTTSPSSIEKDIKKLLEKA, from the exons ATGGCCAGCCAATCAAGCGCGCCTCAATCGATCCATGATTTCACCGTGAAG GATAGTAAAGGGGATGATGTTAATTTGGGTATTTACAAGGGAAAGGTGCTGCTGATTGTCAATGTTGCTTCACAATG TGGCCTAACCAATACGAACTACACTGAGTTAACAAAGTTGTATGAGAAATACAAGGATCAAG GTTTGGAGATACTAGCATTTCCCTGCAATCAGTTTGGCTCGCAGGAGCCTGGCACCAATGAACAAATTCAGGAGTTTGCTTGCACTCGCTTCAAGGCTGAGTATCCCATTTTTGACAAA ATTGAGGTAAATGGCTCCAATGCTGCTCCCATTTACAAGTACATGAAGTCTGTCAAAGGTGGCCTTTTTGGAGATAGTATCAAATGGAATTTCTCCAAATTCCTTGTCGACAAAGAGGGTCGTGTTGTTGATCGTTACGCGCCCACCACGTCTCCTTCTAGCATAGAG AAGGATATAAAGAAGCTCTTGGAGAAGGCTTAA
- the LOC140977966 gene encoding glutathione S-transferase T1 isoform X2, producing MQIECPNLHERLNGIDFEEVKIDLSKRQQLTPEFREINPMRQVPAIVDGRFKLFESHAIMIYLASVFPGVADHWYPADVFKRAKIHSVLDWHHSNLRPGAVSYVLNSTLAPVLGLPLNPNAAAKAEKLLSASLAKIESVWLKGSGRFLLGSSQPSMADLSLVCEIMQLEVVDKEDHDRILGPHERVLKWIDDTKNAMKPHFDEVHSILFKVKEKLKKKRSDEAKNKIESSKKTLVHSKM from the exons ATGCAGATCGAATGTCCCAACCTTCACGAGCG ATTAAACGGTATTGATTTTGAAGAGGTGAAGATAGACCTTTCCAAACGCCAGCAATTAACTCCTGAATTCAGAG AAATAAATCCCATGAGACAAGTACCTGCAATTGTCGATGGAAGGTTCAAGCTTTTCGAGAG CCACGCAATCATGATATATTTAGCTTCTGTATTTCCTGGAGTTGCTGACCATTG GTATCCTGCTGATGTTTTCAAAAGAGCCAAAATTCATTCGGTGTTGGATTGGCATCACTCAAATCTGCGTCCTGGTGCAG TTTCCTATGTGCTCAATTCCACGCTTGCACCTGTGCTTGGGCTGCCTTTGAACCCAAATGCAGCAGCAAAAGCAGAGAAACTGCTTTCAGCCTCTCTAGCTAAGATCGAGTCTGTTTGGCTCAAGGGAAGTGGACGCTTTCTTCTTGGAAGTTCCCAACCTTCCATGGCAGATCTTAGTTTGGTGTGTGAGATCATGCAGCTTGAG GTTGTAGACAAGGAAGATCATGACCGAATATTAGGCCCCCATGAAAGAGTGTTGAAATGGATCGATGACACGAAGAATGCAATGAAACCTCACTTTGATGAAGTACATTCAATCCTTTTCAAAGTAAAAGAGAAGCTGAAGAAAAAGCGGTCTGATGAAGCAAAAAACAAGATCGAGTCTTCCAAGAAAACATTGGTACATTCAAAGATGTAA
- the LOC140977965 gene encoding AT-hook motif nuclear-localized protein 5-like, with product MDGREGIAYRGSASYYFNRGGFGGSDGSGSGPNGHGASGSSAMTQAREIHPTHVFKNLSNPNIAMHPSIGVNGSAVSDSAFHVENSSPNFTHGMTMAMVPVVPPSGETVKKKRGRPRKYAPDKSNMSLGLSPLSAPTPRFDEINPTEKRRRGRPPGSGWKQQLAPLGEWMNSTVGLAFTPHVIHVGVGEDVAAKILAFAQQRPRALCILSANGSVSSVTLRQPSISAGTVTYEGRFQILCLSGSYLLAESGGPRNRTGGLSISICNPDGRMIGGAIGGRLIAANPVQVVACSFVYGSTKAKNKAESEIKDENYLLEESAEKSLTPDTAAPSHPDSGASLWPQGSRLDIKNSQLDFDLMDG from the exons ATGGATGGAAGAGAAGGAATTGCATATCGAGGCTCAGCTTCATATTACTTCAATAGAGGTGGATTCGGTGGATCTGATGGTTCCGGGTCTGGACCGAATGGACATGGTGCCAGTGGTAGCTCAGCTATGACACAGGCACGTGAAATACACCCCACGcatgtttttaaaaatctatcaaatcccAACATCGCGATGCATCCCAGTATAGGTGTTAATGGTAGTGCTGTAAGTGATTCTGCTTTCCATGTTGAGAACTCGTCACCAAATTTTACTCATGGCATGACTATGGCTATGGTGCCTGTTGTACCACCAAGTGGTGAAACTGTGAAGAAGAAGAGGGGTAGGCCTAGGAAATATGCTCCAGATAAGTCTAATATGTCTTTAGGATTGTCACCTTTGTCAGCTCCGACACCTCGTTTCGACGAGATAAACCCTACTGAAAAAAGACGGAGAGGGCGACCGCCGGGCAGTGGATGGAAGCAACAGCTTGCTCCTCttg GTGAATGGATGAACAGCACAGTTGGGCTAGCTTTTACACCGCATGTCATACATGTTGGAGTTGGAGAG GATGTTGCCGCAAAAATATTGGCATTTGCGCAACAGAGACCAAGAGCTTTATGCATCTTGTCTGCTAATGGATCAGTTTCTTCGGTAACTTTACGCCAACCTAGTATTTCTGCTGGCACTGTCACTTATGAG GGCCGGTTCCAAATACTATGCCTGTCTGGTTCGTACTTACTTGCTGAAAGTGGCGGACCTCGCAATAGAACCGGCGGACTAAGCATTTCCATTTGCAATCCTGACGGGCGTATGATTGGTGGAGCCATAGGCGGTAGACTCATTGCAGCAAATCCAGTGCAG GTGGTGGCATGCAGTTTTGTTTATGGTAGTACTAAAGCAAAGAACAAAGCTGAGTCAGAGATAAAAGACGAAAATTATCTGTTAGAAGAATCTGCTGAGAAGTCATTAACACCAGATACTGCTGCTCCAAGTCATCCTGATTCTGGTGCGAGTCTTTGGCCACAGGGTTCACGATTGGACATAAAAAATTCTCAGCTTGATTTCGACCTGATGGACGGATGA
- the LOC140977966 gene encoding glutathione S-transferase T1 isoform X1 — protein sequence MRLKVYADRMSQPSRAVIIFCKLNGIDFEEVKIDLSKRQQLTPEFREINPMRQVPAIVDGRFKLFESHAIMIYLASVFPGVADHWYPADVFKRAKIHSVLDWHHSNLRPGAVSYVLNSTLAPVLGLPLNPNAAAKAEKLLSASLAKIESVWLKGSGRFLLGSSQPSMADLSLVCEIMQLEVVDKEDHDRILGPHERVLKWIDDTKNAMKPHFDEVHSILFKVKEKLKKKRSDEAKNKIESSKKTLVHSKM from the exons ATGAGACTAAAAGTGTATGCAGATCGAATGTCCCAACCTTCACGAGCGGTGATTATTTTCTGCAA ATTAAACGGTATTGATTTTGAAGAGGTGAAGATAGACCTTTCCAAACGCCAGCAATTAACTCCTGAATTCAGAG AAATAAATCCCATGAGACAAGTACCTGCAATTGTCGATGGAAGGTTCAAGCTTTTCGAGAG CCACGCAATCATGATATATTTAGCTTCTGTATTTCCTGGAGTTGCTGACCATTG GTATCCTGCTGATGTTTTCAAAAGAGCCAAAATTCATTCGGTGTTGGATTGGCATCACTCAAATCTGCGTCCTGGTGCAG TTTCCTATGTGCTCAATTCCACGCTTGCACCTGTGCTTGGGCTGCCTTTGAACCCAAATGCAGCAGCAAAAGCAGAGAAACTGCTTTCAGCCTCTCTAGCTAAGATCGAGTCTGTTTGGCTCAAGGGAAGTGGACGCTTTCTTCTTGGAAGTTCCCAACCTTCCATGGCAGATCTTAGTTTGGTGTGTGAGATCATGCAGCTTGAG GTTGTAGACAAGGAAGATCATGACCGAATATTAGGCCCCCATGAAAGAGTGTTGAAATGGATCGATGACACGAAGAATGCAATGAAACCTCACTTTGATGAAGTACATTCAATCCTTTTCAAAGTAAAAGAGAAGCTGAAGAAAAAGCGGTCTGATGAAGCAAAAAACAAGATCGAGTCTTCCAAGAAAACATTGGTACATTCAAAGATGTAA